In Streptomyces sp. P9-A4, the genomic window GACGGCGCGGAGGCCCCCAACGGGCGCGGGACCACCGCCCTGTACCTCTCGCCCACCAAGGCCCTCGCCGCGGACCAGCGGCGCGCCGTGCGGGAACTGGCCGCCCCGCTCGGCACCCGCGTCCGCCCCGCCGTCTACGACGGGGACACCCCGGTCGAGGAACGCGAGTGGGTCCGCCAGTACGCGAACTACGTGCTCACCAACCCCGACATGCTGCACCGGGGCATACTCCCGTCCCACCCCAGATGGTCCTCCTTCCTGCGCTCCCTGCGCTACGTCGTGATCGACGAGTGCCACACCTACCGGGGCGTCTTCGGCTCCCACGTCGCCCAGGTCCTGCGGCGCCTGCGCCGGATCTGCGCCCGGTACGGCTCCGAGCCGGTCTTCCTCCTCGCCTCCGCCACCTCCGCCGACCCCGCCGTCGCCGCCGGCCGCCTCACCGGCCTCCAGGTCGTCGAGGTCTCCGACGACGCCTCCCCGCGCGGCGAGCTGGTCTTCGCCCTCTGGGAGCCGCCGCTGACCGAGCTGCACGGCGAGCGCGGCGCGCCCGTCCGCCGCACCGCCACCGCCGAGACCGCCGACCTCCTCACCGACCTGACCCGCCAGGGCGTCCGCTCCGTCGCCTTCGTCCGCTCCCGGCGCGGCGCCGAACTCATCTCGGTGATCGCCCAGGAACGACTGGCCGAGACCGACCGCTCACTCGCCCGCCGGGTCGCCGCCTACCGGGGCGGCTATCTGCCCGAGGAGCGCCGCGCCCTTGAGCGGGCCCTGCACTCCGGCGAGCTGCTCGGCCTGGCCGCCACGACCGCCCTGGAGCTGGGCGTGGACGTCTCCGGCCTGGACGCCGTCCTGATCGCCGGCTACCCGGGCACCCGCGCCTCCCTGTGGCAGCAGGCGGGCCGCGCCGGCCGCTCGGGCGAGGGCGCCCTCGCCGTCCTGGTCGCCCGCGACGACCCGCTGGACACCTTCCTGGTCCACCACCCGGAGGCGATCTTCGACCAGCCGGTCGAGTCGACCGTCCTGGACCCCGACAACCCCTACGTCCTCGCCCCCCATCTGTGCGCCGCCGCCGCGGAGCTTCCCCTGACCGAACCGGACCTGGCCCTCTTCGGCCCGGCCGTCCCCGAACTGCTGCCCCAGCTGGAGGCCGCCGGCCTGCTGCGCCGCCGCTCCACCGGCTGGTACTGGACCCGCCGCGAGCGGGCCGCCGACCTCACCGACATCCGGGGCGGCGGGGGCAGTCCCGTCCGGATCGTCGAGTCGGGCACCGGCAGGCTGCTCGGCACCGTCGACGAGGCCGCCTCCCACACCGCCGTCCACGAGGGCGCCGTCCACCTCCACCAGGGCCGCACCTACCTGGTGCGGGAACTCGACCTGAAGGACTCCGTGGCCCTCGTCGAGGAGGCCGTCCCGCCGTACTCCACCACCGCCCGCGACACCACCTCCATCTCCGTCCTGGAAACCGACACCGAGATCCCCTGGGGAACCGGCCGCCTCTGCTACGGCTCCGTCGAGGTCACCAACCAGGTCGTCTCCTTCCTCCGCCGCCGGCTCATCACGGGCGAGGTCCTCGGCGAGACCAAGCTCGACCTGCCGCCCCGCACCCTGCGCACCCGGGCCGTGTGGTGGACGGTCACCGAGGACCAGCTCGACGCCGCCCGGATCACCCCCGAGATCCTCGGCGGCGCCCTGCACGCCGCCGAACACGCCTCCATCGGCATGCTCCCGCTCTTCGCCACCTGCGACCGCTGGGACATCGGCGGCGTCTCCGTGCCGCTCCACCCGGACACGCTGCTTCCCACCGTCTTCGTGTACGACGGCCACCCGGGCGGTGCGGGCTTCGCCGAGCGCGCCTTCCACACGGCCCGCGCCTGGCTCACAGCCACCCGGGAGGCCATCGCCTCCTGCGAGTGCGAGGCGGGCTGCCCCTCCTGCATCCAGTCCCCGAAGTGCGGCAACGGCAACGACCCGCTCCACAAACGAGGCGCGGTACGCCTCCTCACGGAACTCCTGAGGGAGGCCCCTGAGGCCACGGAGCCCCCGCCGGCCCCGCCGGCCCCGCCGACCAGTGAGTTTCCGTCAGCCCCGCCGGCCCCGCCGGAGGGGGAAGCTCCTCCGACGGTCCCGCCCGCGACCTGACCTCCGGCCGGTACGGGCCCCGCACGACCCGGGCGGTCACCTCCGCGACCTCGCCCCGCAGCGCGCATCCCACCAGCTCGGCGCCCTGTGCGGCCGCCACCCGGGAGGCAGCCGCACACGCCTCCGCCCCACCCCACAGCGCCCGGTCGGCGGCGGCGAGCGCCGCCAGGTCGGCGGCCCCGCCGGCCCGGTGCCGGGCCGCCACCGCCTGCCCCAGCGCGAGCACCGCCCCGAACACCACGCACAGCGCGCAGGCCGCGAACGCCACCCACACGGTCGCCGCACCCCGGTCACCCCCGGCACGCGCCCGGCGCCGTGTCTCGGGCGTCACGGTGGGCCTCCGTCCTCCGCGAGGGCCGCCGCGTCCGCCCGCAGGGTGAGCCCCATGCCCCGGGGGCCCGGGGCCGCCGCCTCCACCGTCACCCGCCACAGCTCTCCCGACCGCGTCACCGACACCCGGGCGCCCCCGGGCGCGGCGTCCCGTGCGACGGCCTCCGCGGTGGCCACCGGCTCGGAGCGGGCGACGGACCGGGCACCGGCCCGGGCCGCGTCCACGCACCGGATCTGGGCGGCGGCCGCCGCGAGCGCCCAGAGCAGGACCACCGTGAACAGCGCCAGGACGGGCAGGACCATCGCCGCCTCCACGGTCACGAACCCCCGGTCAGAACGACGCATCGAGCGCCTTCCCGATCACCGACTCCAGTGCGCCCGAGACCGTCCCACTCGTCACGATCTTGTAGAGCACGGCGGCGAATCCCGCCGCGGCGATCGTGCCCACCGCGTACTCGGACGTGGTCATCCCCGTGTCGCGACGCGCGGCCTCCCGCCGCGCCCGCCACCAGCCATCCACCGCCGCCTTGCCCGCCACACCCGCCATACCCGTCCCGCCCGCCTTACCCGTCATGCCGTCCTCCTCGAATCGTTCGCAGTACTCGTCGTGTTCGTCGTGTCTCGTCGCGCCTTGCCCTGCCGCGCCGTTCATCCGCTCCCCCGTTCACCCATCCAGAAGTCCCGTAGCGAGGCCGATCACCACCGGAGCCACCCCCACCGCCAGGAAGGCGGGCAGGAAGCAGAGCCCCACGGGCGCGCTGATCAGCACCTGCGCCCGGCGCGCCCTGATCGCCGCCGCGCGGGCCCGTGCCGACCGCAGCGCGGTCGCCTGCCGGGCGACGGCCTCCGCCGCCGGCGCTCCCGAGGAACCGGCCCGCTCCATGCAGCGGGCCAGCCCCAGTGCGCCCGGCATCGCGCCGAACCTCCGCCACACCTCGGCCGGTTCACCGCCGAGCCGCAGCTCGGCCGCCGTACGGGTCAGGCGCTCACCCAGCGGGCCGCCCAGCGATCTGCCCACCGCCTCCGCCGCCTCTCCCGGCCCGGCTCCGGCCGAGGCACAGGCGGCCAACAGGTCGGCGGCCAGCGGTAGATCGCGCACCGCCGCCTCCTCGTCGGCCGGCGGGACCGACCGCCGCAGGGCTCTCCTTCGCACGCCCACGCCGACCAGGACCCCGGCCAACAGCCCTCCGAGCACCCCGAACAGCACCCAGCCGAGACCGGCCGCCCCCAAGGGCGCCGCCCATTTCCCCCACCGGTCCGGGATCCCGGACCGGGCCCTCGGCGGCGGAGGCGCCGCCGCCGGGAAGAGGCTCCCCAGCCGTCGCCGCGTCCCGCGCGCCCGCCGTCCGCACATCACCGCCCGGGCGCCCTGCACGCACCCGACCAGCGCCGCGGCCGGCAGCGCCCCCAGCCGAAGTTCGTCGATCACGCCCGCTCCCCTCCTCGTACGATCCGCGCGGCCCACCACAGTCCGGCGGCCTCCAGAGCCCCGCCCACGGCGAGACAGCCGAGGCCGGCCGGGGTGCGCAGCAGCACCCGGAGCGGGTCCGCGCCGAGCGCGGCCCCGAGGCCGATCCCCGCGACCGGCAGCAGCGCGAGCACGGCCACCGTCGCCCAGGCACCGGCCAGTTCGGCCCGCAGCCGCTCCCGCTGCTCGCGGTGGTCCCGCAGTGCCGCTTCGAGCCGGTCGAGTCCGGCGGCCAGGCCCGCACCGCCGTCCACGGCCACCTGCCAGCAGGCCGCCATCCCCGCGAGTCCGTCGGCGCCGTCCTGCGCGGCAGCTCTCCGCAGCGCCTCGGGTAC contains:
- a CDS encoding DEAD/DEAH box helicase, producing MAFNHLPAAMHDALEALSVMAVTHSVPMAKNHRPRRPAGDTGSRPSPGEVLDRLSSGESRAARITHTEHMPAREGRHAVWPHRIRPEVIAAVQEAGIEHPWAHQAEAAEHALDGESVVIATGTASGKSLAYLAPVLSTLLDGAEAPNGRGTTALYLSPTKALAADQRRAVRELAAPLGTRVRPAVYDGDTPVEEREWVRQYANYVLTNPDMLHRGILPSHPRWSSFLRSLRYVVIDECHTYRGVFGSHVAQVLRRLRRICARYGSEPVFLLASATSADPAVAAGRLTGLQVVEVSDDASPRGELVFALWEPPLTELHGERGAPVRRTATAETADLLTDLTRQGVRSVAFVRSRRGAELISVIAQERLAETDRSLARRVAAYRGGYLPEERRALERALHSGELLGLAATTALELGVDVSGLDAVLIAGYPGTRASLWQQAGRAGRSGEGALAVLVARDDPLDTFLVHHPEAIFDQPVESTVLDPDNPYVLAPHLCAAAAELPLTEPDLALFGPAVPELLPQLEAAGLLRRRSTGWYWTRRERAADLTDIRGGGGSPVRIVESGTGRLLGTVDEAASHTAVHEGAVHLHQGRTYLVRELDLKDSVALVEEAVPPYSTTARDTTSISVLETDTEIPWGTGRLCYGSVEVTNQVVSFLRRRLITGEVLGETKLDLPPRTLRTRAVWWTVTEDQLDAARITPEILGGALHAAEHASIGMLPLFATCDRWDIGGVSVPLHPDTLLPTVFVYDGHPGGAGFAERAFHTARAWLTATREAIASCECEAGCPSCIQSPKCGNGNDPLHKRGAVRLLTELLREAPEATEPPPAPPAPPTSEFPSAPPAPPEGEAPPTVPPAT
- a CDS encoding TadE family type IV pilus minor pilin; this translates as MRRSDRGFVTVEAAMVLPVLALFTVVLLWALAAAAAQIRCVDAARAGARSVARSEPVATAEAVARDAAPGGARVSVTRSGELWRVTVEAAAPGPRGMGLTLRADAAALAEDGGPP
- a CDS encoding DUF4244 domain-containing protein produces the protein MTGKAGGTGMAGVAGKAAVDGWWRARREAARRDTGMTTSEYAVGTIAAAGFAAVLYKIVTSGTVSGALESVIGKALDASF
- a CDS encoding type II secretion system F family protein, which codes for MDELRLGALPAAALVGCVQGARAVMCGRRARGTRRRLGSLFPAAAPPPPRARSGIPDRWGKWAAPLGAAGLGWVLFGVLGGLLAGVLVGVGVRRRALRRSVPPADEEAAVRDLPLAADLLAACASAGAGPGEAAEAVGRSLGGPLGERLTRTAAELRLGGEPAEVWRRFGAMPGALGLARCMERAGSSGAPAAEAVARQATALRSARARAAAIRARRAQVLISAPVGLCFLPAFLAVGVAPVVIGLATGLLDG